GCTCCACTGTTTCCAAAAAAGAAGCAGTCCAGGTTTCCCGGCATTATTTCGGCAAGCCGGTCTGCCAATTTCAGGATCGATTTATATATAATGACGCCTGAAGGACCATGTCCGAGCTGATCAGCCCCTTCTTTAATCGCCTCTACTACTTTAGGGTGTCTGTGACCAACATTTGTCGTGGCTATCCCTGATGTGAAATCTAAATATTCTCTTCCATCCGCCCCGAAATAATAGCATCCTTCTTCTTTTACAACTGGCAAATTCGGATGGTCTTTCGCCATACTGGGCGCTAGACGCTCAGACATATTATCTACAAGGTGACTCCACTCATATCCCATAAATACAACCTCCTGCATCGTTCTGTATATTTTGATAATAGATTGTTGATTCAGCTTGGAACGGCGAGACTTCTGCTTAAAAAACGGACTGGCAAAACCCCGCAGTGATGTACGAAGGAAGTTCGATTAAATTCGGTACGTCCTATGACTCCACATCGTGTGCGGCCGCTTAAAAAGCGAGCGGAATTCCTGTGAGATCAACAGTGAAAAGGTAAAAGAACCTAAAAGAAAAACAGGTGCGCTATTAAAGCAGCGATTGGCAGAGTAATCACGGTTCGCTGCAAAAAGATGACAAAAAGCTCAAGTAAATTAATTGGTATTTTTGACTTGATAAGCAAAATTCCAATTTCCGACATATAAATCAGCTGAGTTAATGACATAACTCCGATTACAAAACGGGTGAGCTCAGATTCAATGCCAGATCCGACAACAGCTGGTAAAAACATGTCCGCGAATCCTACGATCATCGCAGGGGCAGCAGCACTCGCTTCCGGAATCTGCAAGACGTTCAGCAAAGGAATAATCGGATACGATAAAAGTGTAAAGACCGGTGTAAATTCCGCAAGGATCAGCGCAATGGTCCCTAATGCCATGACAAGCGGAATTAAACCAAACCAAATATCAGCTACGTTGTAGATTCCCCGGTTAATGACATTGCGGACGCTTTTTACCTGGTCTGCTTTTTTTACTGCTTGATCTACGGCCCACCGGAAGCTCGAAACCCCTTCTGGGACACGTTCGTCAATTTGCTTGCCGACAGGCTCATAATATGTATCTTTCTTTTTCGATAATGGCGGAATGCGCGGACATATAATAGCGGCCACAACCCCGCATACTACTACCGTCAAGTAAAACTGAACAAAGAGATGATCGATTCCGAGAAATCTTGCAATAACAAGGCTGAAGGCAATCGATGCAATTGAGAAGTTTGTGGCTACAACGGCTGCTTCACGTTTTGTATAATATCCGCCATCATATTGCTGTGTTGTAAGGAGCACCCCTACCGTTCCGCTTCCCATCCAGGAAGCAAGCGCATCTACTGAAGAACGTCCCGGCAGTTTAAAAATCGGGTGCATGACTTTACGAACCATAGACCCTATAAAATCCATAAGTCCAAACTCTAATAGAAGCGGCATAAATAAGCTGGCAAACAAAAACCAAACCATTAGTACAGGCACGAGATCATATAGGACCACTTGGCCGGTAAGTTCAGAAGAAATAATAGATGGACCGGTTCCCGTTAAGGTTATCGTCGCAAAGAGCGCTCCAACAAATCGGAGAAGTATCCAGAATAATCCGATATCAAACAGTGAAGACAAAAACGGCTGCTGGCGAATAGAAGGTGCAGCAGCCGTTTTTATCACCAGGCATCCTATCGCTGAGATCCATAACACACATGTCATAAATAAAGGAATAATATCCGAAATGGCAGCCTGAAGGCCGTCGGCTAATATCCCAAGCCCTATCGTAACTGTTCCATTTACAGAGACAGGTACGAGGAAAAGAAGGATTCCTGCTAATGATGGCAGCAAAAATTTCATCAGCTGTTTGAACGAATACTGCTCAGTAACTTCTTGTGCTTCTTGCTTTCGTAATTCCACAAATAATCCCCCCATTGATGAATTAAAATATTATATTTATTAGTACATAGTACTCAATTCATAAAAGCGACCTTTTGATAATACATTTTTACGTATAAAGATTCAATAGAGGATCTGTTTTTATGTAAGTCCGCAGAAATGCGCTTATATCAACCTTTTGACAAGTATATCAAAATAATCCCCTGCATAACTTTATATTTTGAAAATTCACTACATTTTAATTATAAATTACAGAAAATTATAAAATTTACAAATGTCCATTGGGCCACATAAATGGTTTTTAATGTAAAAATACCTGAAGGAAAAGATTGTCAGAAATTTATTTGTATAAAAGGTTTGTTAAACGGCCTTGTTGGAACAGAAAAAGCAAGGGGTTATGCGAGACTTCTGCTTAAAAAATGGGCGGGCAAGACCGTGCAGCGCGAGGTTCGCGAGTAGGCTTGACCGTTCGTGCG
This window of the Halobacillus sp. Marseille-Q1614 genome carries:
- a CDS encoding YjiH family protein: MELRKQEAQEVTEQYSFKQLMKFLLPSLAGILLFLVPVSVNGTVTIGLGILADGLQAAISDIIPLFMTCVLWISAIGCLVIKTAAAPSIRQQPFLSSLFDIGLFWILLRFVGALFATITLTGTGPSIISSELTGQVVLYDLVPVLMVWFLFASLFMPLLLEFGLMDFIGSMVRKVMHPIFKLPGRSSVDALASWMGSGTVGVLLTTQQYDGGYYTKREAAVVATNFSIASIAFSLVIARFLGIDHLFVQFYLTVVVCGVVAAIICPRIPPLSKKKDTYYEPVGKQIDERVPEGVSSFRWAVDQAVKKADQVKSVRNVINRGIYNVADIWFGLIPLVMALGTIALILAEFTPVFTLLSYPIIPLLNVLQIPEASAAAPAMIVGFADMFLPAVVGSGIESELTRFVIGVMSLTQLIYMSEIGILLIKSKIPINLLELFVIFLQRTVITLPIAALIAHLFFF